Within Paracoccus jeotgali, the genomic segment CCGCCAGCAGGGCCGAGTTCAGCGCGTTCAGCGCGTCGGGCCGGTTCAGCCGGATCAGCGCCACGTAATCGGCGATCTCGACGGTGATGTTGTGGTAAGCCATGAAAGCGCCTCGCGGTTGCGGTTGGGCCTCGTCCTATCAAAACCGCAAGGCTGTGGCCAGACCCGGCGCAGGGCCGCTAATGCTGGCAGCGCGGGCAGAAAAAGCTGGACCGGCCGGACTGCACGATGCGCCGGATCTGGCCCGGACAGCCGGGGCGCGGACAGGGCGCGCCCTCGCGGTCATAGACGCGGAAACTGTGCTGGAAATAGCCCAGCTCACCACTAGCTTGGCGGTGATCGCGCAGCGACGACCCGCCCGCCGCGATCGCCTCGGCCAGCACGTCCTGGATATGGCCCGCCAGTGCGTCCAGCCGCGCCCGCCCGATCCGCCCGGCGGCGCGGCGCGGGTCGATCCCGGCCCGGAACAGCGATTCCGAGACATAGATATTGCCCAGCCCCGCCACCACGCGCTGATCCAGTAGCAGCGCCTTGACCGGCGCGCGCCGCCCGGCAAAGGTTGCGGCCAGCACCGCGCCGGTGAAGTCCTCGTCCATCGGCTCTGGCCCCAGCCCGGCCAGCAGCGGGCCGCCATCGCCGCGCACCAGATCGACCATGCCGAAGCGGCGGGCATCGTTCAGCGTGATGCGGGTGCCGGCGTCGGTTTCGATGACGACGTGATCGTGTTGGGGCAGGATCGACGGGTCGCGGTGGAACTCGCCCACGCCCGCGCCGTCGATGACGATGCGCCCGGACATGCCCAGATGCAGCAGGATCGAGGCATCGCGGTCCAGATCCAGCAGCACATATTTCGACCGCCGCCGCAGCCCCGTCACCCGTGCCCCGGTCGCCACCTGCACCAGATCGGGCGGGAACGGCCAGCGCAGCCCGGCCCGGTTCAGCACCAGCCGTTCGATCCGCGCATCCTGCAGATGGGGCAGCAGGCCGCGGCGGACCGTCTCGACTTCGGGCAGTTCTGGCATCTTCGGTGCTTTCGTCGCATTGTTTCCGCGGGAGTTCGGCTTTAACTGTGCCCCCAACCCTCGGACGGCAAGAGCAATGAGCGATAACAAACCCCACGGACAGACCCATTTCGGCTTTCAGACCGTGGACGAGGACCAGAAGGCGGGTCTGGTCCATGGCGTGTTCTCGCGGGTCGCCTCGCGCTATGACGTGATGAACGACCTGATGAGCGTCGGCGTTCACCGGGTCTGGAAGAACGCGATGATGGACTGGCTGGCCCCGCGCGATGGCCAGCATCTGCTGGACATGGCGGGCGGCACCGGCGACATCGCCTTCCGCTTTCTGGACCGCGCGCCCGGCGCCCGCGTCACCGTCTGCGACATGACCGAGAACATGCTGATCGAAGGCCGCAAGCGCGCCCAGGCGCAGGCGCTGGCCGACAGGCTGGGCTGGGTCACCGGCGACGCGATGGCCCTGCCCTTCGCCGATGGCAGCTTCGACCGCTATACGATCAGCTTCGGCATCCGCAACGTCACCCGCATCCAGGACGCGCTGACCGAGGCGTTTCGCGTGCTGCGCCCCGGCGGCCGGCTGATGGTGCTGGAATTCAGCCAGCTTCCGGTGCCGGCGCTGCAATGGGCCTATGACCGCTATTCCTTCAACGTCATTCCGGTGATGGGCCAGATGGTCGCCAATGACCGCGACAGCTATCAATATCTGGTCGAATCGATCCGCCGCTTTCCCGATCAGGACAGTTTCGCCGGGATGATTCGCGACGCGGGGTTCGAGCGGGTGCAGTATCGCAACCTGTCGCTCGGCATCGCCGCGCTGCATTCCGGGTGGAAATTGTGAGGGGGCCGCACAATATCTGGCGGCTGATCCGCACCGGCGCGACGTTCGAGCGGACCGGCGCGATGGGCGTGGCGCTGGATGCCATGCAGGCGCCGCGCAATGTCCGCGTGGCGGCGCGGGTGCTGGGCTGGCCCTTCCGCTGGCTGGGCTATGCCGGCGATCCGGCCCTGCCGCCGGTCACGCGGGCGATCACCGCCCTCGGCCCGGCCTATATCAAGTTCGGCCAGATCATGTCGACGCGGCCCGATGTGGTCGGCGCCGATCTGGCGCAGCAGCTTTCCTATCTGCAGGACAAGCTTCCGCCTTTCCCGACCGACATCGCGCGGCAGATGATCGAGGCCGATTTCGGCGCGCCGCTGGACACGCTGTTCAGCGAATTTTCCGCCCCCGTCGCCGCCGCCTCGATCGCGCAGGTCCACCGCGCGCGCCGCGCCGATACCGGGGCCGAGGTCGCGGTCAAGGTGCTGCGCCCGAACATCGTGACCGCCTTTTCCCGCGACATCGACGCCTTCCATTTCGGCGCCGATCTGATCGAGGCGCTGTCGCCCTCGACCCGCCGGCTGCGCCCCAAGGATGTCGTCAGCCATTTCGAAGGCGTCGTCAATGGCGAGCTGGACCTGCGGCTGGAAGCCGCCTCGGCCTCGCTTTTCGCCGAAAACACCCGCGACGACGCGCATTTCTCGGTCCCGAAACCGCATTGGGAGCTGACCTCGCGCCGGGTGCTGACCAGCGACTGGGCCGAAGGGATCTCGCTGGGCGAGGTGGGGGCGATCCGGGCGGCGGGGCATGACACCTCGGCGCTGGCCGAACGTATCCTGCAGCTGTTCCTGTCACATGCGCTGCGCGACGGGTTCTTTCACGGCGACATGCATCAGGGCAATCTGAAGGTGGGCGCCAATGGCGACCTTATCGCCTATGATTTCGGCATCATGGGCGAGATCGACGAATACACCCGCCGCATCTATGCCGAGATCCTGATGGGCTTCATCCGCCGCGATTACGAGGGGCTGGCCCATGTCCATTTCGAGGCCGGCTATGTCCCCCGCGACCGCGATCCGGCCGCCTTTGCCCGCGCCCTGCGGTCGGTGGGCGAGCCGATCTTCGGGGCCGAGGCCAGCCGCATCTCGATGGCGAACCTGCTGGGCTATCTGTTCGAGGTGACGGAACGCTTCGGAATGCAGACCCGGACCGAGCTGATCCTGCTGCAGCGCACCATGGTCGTGGTCGAGGGCGTCGCCCGCTCGCTCGATCCGAACCTGAACATCTGGAAGACGGCGCGCCCGGTGGTCGAGGATTACATCAAGGCCAATCTCGGACCGCGCGCGCTGGTCACCGACAGCCGCAAGATCCTGCGCACGCTGCACCGCGCCATGCCGCTGATGCCGGTGCTGATCGAGGACGCGATCTGGCGCGCCCGCCAGCGGGCCGAGGCACCGCTGACCCCGCCGCCGCGCCGCTTCAACTGGCGCTCGGCCAGTATCGGGGGGGTGGTCACGGCGGCCGTCCTGCTGGTGGCAGCGGCGCTAAGCTGACGCCCTAGCGCGCGCCGATGCGGCAGCAGCCGGAATACATCTGCAGCGGCGCCGCCCCGTCCTGCACCAGCACCGTCGCCTCTAGTCCAAAAGCCATGTCCGACATCCCGTCCGAGCATTGCTTGGGCGTGATCGTCGCCGCCAGCACGCTTTGCCCGTCCCGCGCGAACAGCCCGCGATGCGGGTCGCGCGCCCAGCCGGTGCCACGGATCTGAACGCCGGGCCAGTCGCGCTGCGCGTCCGGCGCGCGCCAGGCCAGCCGGTCCCCCTCGATGGTAAAGGACCAGAACGGCTCGGTCCCGCTGCAGATCAGCGTCGCGGGGACGCGGTCCTCGGCCCAGACATCGGTGCGATACTGCAGAAACCGCATCGCGACCCAGCCCGCACGCTCGCCCGTATTGACCTGCCCCCAACGGCCCGAGGGATCGAGAGCGGTGATCTCGACCTCGGTCGCATCGGGCGGCAGGCTGCCGACGATCTCGGCGCTGGCATTGGGCTGGCTGCGGATGTTCAGCACATCGTCTGCGGCCACGTCCGCCACGTCGAACAGCGTCGGCAGCACATATTCCGGCGTCGCCAGCGCCGGACCGGCGGTCAGCGCGAGCATCAGCACCAAGGCTCTCATCATGTCGTTCATCCTATCGCGACGCCGAAAATCCGGCCGATGACGGCGGTGATGCCCATGGCCGCCGCCCCCCAGAACACCACCCGCAAGACCGCGCGGCCCATCGGCGCGCCCCCGGCCCGCGCCCCGGTCGCGCCCAGCAACACCAGCGCCAGCAGCGTGGCCCCCAGCACCACCGGCAGGATGGCGTGGAACGGCGCGACCCAAGCCCCGATCAGCGGGATCGCCGCCGCCAGCGTGAAGGTCGCGGCCGAGGCCAGCGCCGCCTGCAGGGGGTTGGCCGACAGCACGTCCGACAGGCCCAGCTCATCCCGGACATGGGCGGCCAGCGCGTCATGTTCGGTCATCTCGCGCGCCACCAGCATCGCGGTTTCCGGCGACAGCCCGCGTTCCTCGTAGATCTCGGCCAGTTCGATCAGCTCGGTTTCCGGGTCGTCGCGCAGGGCGGCCAGTTCGCGCCGGATATCCGCGCGCTCGATGTCGGACTGGCTGGACACCGAGACATATTCCCCCGCCGCCATCGACAGCGCCCCCGCCGACAGCCCGGCGACGCCGGCCAGCAGCACCGCCTCTCGCGACGAACCGGACGCCGCCATCCCGGCCAGCAGCGAGGCGACCGAGACGATGCCGTCATTCGCCCCCAGCACCGCCGCCCGCAGCCAGCCCGAGCGCGAGACGTAATGCGGATCGTCGGGATGCGCGTCGGCGTGGGTGTAACGTGACATGGCGGGCGCTCAGGCGCGGGCTGGCAGGCGGGCGGCGCCCAGCACGTCCAGCACCCGCGCCTCGATATCGGACGCACTCATCGCGGCCGAGGCATACATCGCGGCCGGGCTGTCATGGTCGATGAAGGTATCGGGCAGCACCATCGAGCGGAACTTGAGGCCGTTGTCGAACACCCCCTCATCCGCCAGAAGCTGCGCGACATGGCTGCCGAAACCGCCGACGGCGCCTTCTTCAATGGTGATCAATGCCTCGTGCTCGCGGGCGAGCGACAGGATCAGATCGCGGTCCAGCGGCTTGGCAAAGCGCGCATCGGCGACGGTGGGAGCGATGCCGCGCGCCTGCAGCGCCTCGCGGGCGGCCATGACCTCGGCCAGACGGGTGCCAAAGGACAGGATCGCGACCCGCGACCCTTCCGCCACCATGCGGCCCTTGCCGATTTCCAGCGGCGTGCCGCGTTCGGGCATCTCGACCCCGGTTCCCTCGCCGCGCGGAAAGCGGAAGGCGATGGGGCCGTCATCATGCGCGGCGGCGGTGGCGACCATGTGGACCAGTTCGGCCTCGTCGGCGGCGGCCATGACGACCATGCCCGGCAGGCTGGCCATGAAGCCGATATCGAAGGCTCCGGCATGGGTCGCCCCGTCCGCGCCGACCAGCCCGGCGCGGTCGATGGCAAAGCGCACCGGCAGACGCTGGATCGCCACGTCATGCACGATCTGGTCATAGCCGCGCTGCAGAAAGGTCGAATACAGCGCGCAAAAGGGTCGCATCCCGCCAGCCGCCAGCCCCGCCGCGAAGGTCACCGCGTGCTGTTCGGCAATGCCCACATCGAAGCAGCGGCGGGGGAACTGCTCGGCAAACAGGTTCAGCCCGGTGCCGTCGGGCATGGCGGCGGTGATCGCCACGATCTTGTCGTCCCGCGACGCCTGATCGATCAACGCCTTGGCGAAGACCGAGGTATAGCTGGGCGCGTTCGATTTCGACTTGGCCTGCTCGCCCGTGATCACATCGAAACGGGCACGGGCATGGCCGCGATCCGCCGCGCCTTCGGCAGGGGCATAGCCCTTGCCCTTGCGGGTGATGGCGTGGATCAGCACCGGCCCGGTGGCGCGCTGCTTGACCGTCCGCAGCAGCGGCAGAAGCTGGTCCAGATCATGCCCATCGACCGGCCCGACATAGGAAAAACCCAGCTTTTCGAACAGGGTCCCGCCCAAGGCCATGCCCTTCAGCACATCCTTGGCCCGGCGCGCGCCCTCTTGCAGGGGCGAGGGCAGCAAACCGACCGCGCCCTTGGCGATGGATTTCAGGTCCTGAAACGGCGCCTCGGAATAGAGCCGCGTCAGATAGGATGACAGCGCGCCAGTGGGCGGAGCGATCGACATTTCGTTGTCGTTCAGGATGACGAACAGCCGCTTGCCCAGATGGCCCGCATTGTTCATCGCCTCGAAGGCCATGCCGGCGGAC encodes:
- a CDS encoding SH3 domain-containing protein, coding for MMRALVLMLALTAGPALATPEYVLPTLFDVADVAADDVLNIRSQPNASAEIVGSLPPDATEVEITALDPSGRWGQVNTGERAGWVAMRFLQYRTDVWAEDRVPATLICSGTEPFWSFTIEGDRLAWRAPDAQRDWPGVQIRGTGWARDPHRGLFARDGQSVLAATITPKQCSDGMSDMAFGLEATVLVQDGAAPLQMYSGCCRIGAR
- the ubiE gene encoding bifunctional demethylmenaquinone methyltransferase/2-methoxy-6-polyprenyl-1,4-benzoquinol methylase UbiE translates to MSDNKPHGQTHFGFQTVDEDQKAGLVHGVFSRVASRYDVMNDLMSVGVHRVWKNAMMDWLAPRDGQHLLDMAGGTGDIAFRFLDRAPGARVTVCDMTENMLIEGRKRAQAQALADRLGWVTGDAMALPFADGSFDRYTISFGIRNVTRIQDALTEAFRVLRPGGRLMVLEFSQLPVPALQWAYDRYSFNVIPVMGQMVANDRDSYQYLVESIRRFPDQDSFAGMIRDAGFERVQYRNLSLGIAALHSGWKL
- the ubiB gene encoding 2-polyprenylphenol 6-hydroxylase; this encodes MRGPHNIWRLIRTGATFERTGAMGVALDAMQAPRNVRVAARVLGWPFRWLGYAGDPALPPVTRAITALGPAYIKFGQIMSTRPDVVGADLAQQLSYLQDKLPPFPTDIARQMIEADFGAPLDTLFSEFSAPVAAASIAQVHRARRADTGAEVAVKVLRPNIVTAFSRDIDAFHFGADLIEALSPSTRRLRPKDVVSHFEGVVNGELDLRLEAASASLFAENTRDDAHFSVPKPHWELTSRRVLTSDWAEGISLGEVGAIRAAGHDTSALAERILQLFLSHALRDGFFHGDMHQGNLKVGANGDLIAYDFGIMGEIDEYTRRIYAEILMGFIRRDYEGLAHVHFEAGYVPRDRDPAAFARALRSVGEPIFGAEASRISMANLLGYLFEVTERFGMQTRTELILLQRTMVVVEGVARSLDPNLNIWKTARPVVEDYIKANLGPRALVTDSRKILRTLHRAMPLMPVLIEDAIWRARQRAEAPLTPPPRRFNWRSASIGGVVTAAVLLVAAALS
- a CDS encoding VIT1/CCC1 transporter family protein; its protein translation is MSRYTHADAHPDDPHYVSRSGWLRAAVLGANDGIVSVASLLAGMAASGSSREAVLLAGVAGLSAGALSMAAGEYVSVSSQSDIERADIRRELAALRDDPETELIELAEIYEERGLSPETAMLVAREMTEHDALAAHVRDELGLSDVLSANPLQAALASAATFTLAAAIPLIGAWVAPFHAILPVVLGATLLALVLLGATGARAGGAPMGRAVLRVVFWGAAAMGITAVIGRIFGVAIG
- the dxs gene encoding 1-deoxy-D-xylulose-5-phosphate synthase — its product is MSQDRPQTPVLDRVRLPSDLKALSDRELQQLADELRAETISAVSVTGGHLGAGLGVVELTVALHAVFDSPRDKIIWDVGHQCYPHKILTGRRDRIRTLRMGGGLSGFTKRSESPYDPFGAGHSSTSISAALGFAMARELGGDPGDAVAVIGDGAMSAGMAFEAMNNAGHLGKRLFVILNDNEMSIAPPTGALSSYLTRLYSEAPFQDLKSIAKGAVGLLPSPLQEGARRAKDVLKGMALGGTLFEKLGFSYVGPVDGHDLDQLLPLLRTVKQRATGPVLIHAITRKGKGYAPAEGAADRGHARARFDVITGEQAKSKSNAPSYTSVFAKALIDQASRDDKIVAITAAMPDGTGLNLFAEQFPRRCFDVGIAEQHAVTFAAGLAAGGMRPFCALYSTFLQRGYDQIVHDVAIQRLPVRFAIDRAGLVGADGATHAGAFDIGFMASLPGMVVMAAADEAELVHMVATAAAHDDGPIAFRFPRGEGTGVEMPERGTPLEIGKGRMVAEGSRVAILSFGTRLAEVMAAREALQARGIAPTVADARFAKPLDRDLILSLAREHEALITIEEGAVGGFGSHVAQLLADEGVFDNGLKFRSMVLPDTFIDHDSPAAMYASAAMSASDIEARVLDVLGAARLPARA
- the mutM gene encoding bifunctional DNA-formamidopyrimidine glycosylase/DNA-(apurinic or apyrimidinic site) lyase is translated as MPELPEVETVRRGLLPHLQDARIERLVLNRAGLRWPFPPDLVQVATGARVTGLRRRSKYVLLDLDRDASILLHLGMSGRIVIDGAGVGEFHRDPSILPQHDHVVIETDAGTRITLNDARRFGMVDLVRGDGGPLLAGLGPEPMDEDFTGAVLAATFAGRRAPVKALLLDQRVVAGLGNIYVSESLFRAGIDPRRAAGRIGRARLDALAGHIQDVLAEAIAAGGSSLRDHRQASGELGYFQHSFRVYDREGAPCPRPGCPGQIRRIVQSGRSSFFCPRCQH